The window GCTATCCAAGTGGATTATCAAAAGACAAAATTCCTTTAGGGGCAAGCATCATTAAAGTAGCTGACGCTTTTGATGCCATGACTTCAGACAGGCCTTATCGTAAAGCGTTTTCCAAAGAGAAAGCCATAAGCGAGCTCAAAAAATATAAAGGGATTCAATTTCACCCTGAAGTAGTGGAGGCCTTTTTGAGGGTTTATGAGAAGATAAAGTAAATTTTGAGTTGGATTAAATCAATATGTCTGAGATAATTAGTTAAGGTAAAATGCAATAGTTAGGTTTTACATACTTCAAAGATGTTTTTAAAAACGATAAGGACTCGTTCAAGGTCATTATCGTTTTTATCTTTTTATGTTATACGTTTAAATAATTTAATGAGAATAAATTAAACAAAAAGGGTGCAATTGATTATATCAACTGTTGAATTATCTGAAAAAGAGATTAAACCTAAGTTTCGTGAACGGGAAAAACAACTTCTTTTTGCAGATATATTTTTTATTATCTCTATTTTTTTATTTCTTGGGTTGTTCAGGCCCGATTGGGTGGTAATTGCGGCTTATTTTTTGGTTATTCCTTATTTGGTTCTTACCCGGCGCAAGGCACTTCTTTATCATTTTATAGTTGCTTCCATAATGGCATTTATTTGGATGCTTGTAGCAAAAAATGAGTATGGATATAATTTTGATTTTCTGACGGTCGCGGGTATTAATCTATTTCCATTGTTTGCTTGGGCAATGGGCTTGTTTGGGGTATATATAATATATTCCCATTTTGAACACATTTTGAGCGGGCAGGGAATCATAAGAAAAATTTTGTCATTCTCGATTTTTTATTGGTTGATGCTCATTGTTGTTGAAACTATTGCCTACCATTTTTTTAAGATTCAAAATTTTACGGCTATAGCCTGCCAAGGATTGCCAATATTCGGTTGCATTCATGCGCCCCTCTGGATGAAAGGCACTTACTTCGCGATGGGTCCCCTTTTTTTTATCATATGTTTTTTGCTTAAACTTAAAAATCCTCACGCAAGTAAAATTTAAAAAATCGAAACAAACTTACTCTTCAAATTTGTGTTTAAAGATGGACAATATTTAAATAATAATACTTACTCAAAAAGCAAACATCTTTTGTTAGGTGTTCTTTTTAATATTACAAAAATAATTATGAAAAATATCTTTATTTTAAATTTTTAGGTTGATTGCTAACGGTTTTCATATTATAAATAAATGAGCTTTTTGAAAGAAAATTAAATAATTTTATAAGGAAAGGATTAAAGTAAGCGAAATAAAAAAGTATGCAAAACAATGAAACAAAAAAGACAAAAATTGAAGGCATAGACAAAGTATTGATAATAGGGTCAGGGCCGATAATTATCGGTCAGGCCTGTGAATTTGATTATTCCGGAACCCAAGCTTGCAAAGCTCTTCGGTCGATGGGTTACAAGATTGTTTTGGTTAACTCCAATCCTGCCACTATTATGACGGACCCCGAAATGGCGGATTCAACTTATATTGAGCCCCTAACCATTGAAATTATAGAAAAAATTATTGAAAAAGAAAAACCGGATGCCTTACTGCCAAATCTTGGTGGGCAAACTGGCCTCAATCTTTCGGCGGAGCTTTCCAAAAAAGGAATTCTCAAGAAACACAATGTTAAGATAGTCGGAGTTCAAGCCGACGCCATTGAAAGAGGAGAGGATCGGCTCGAGTTTAAAAAAACAATGAACAAGCTTGGAATTCCGATGCCTAAAAGTGAGCCGGCATACAGCGTGGAGGAAGCGTTAAAAATTGCCAAGGATTTTGATTATCCCGTTGTTGTGAGGCCCGCCTACACCATGGGTGGAATGGGCAGCGGAATAACCTATAACGAGGAAGAGCTTAAAACGATTGCAAGCAGAGGAATCTCCGCGAGTCTTATCGGTCAGATTTTAATTGAGGAAGCGGTTATTGGATGGGAAGAACTTGAACTTGAAGTGGTAAGGGATTCAGAAAACAACAAAATTACCGTTTGTTTTATTGAAAACGTAGACGCGATGGGTGTTCATACAGGAGATTCTTTTTGTGTCGTGCCGATGCTTACGATATCCGAAGAAGTTCAGAAAAAATTACAGGACTATTCATATAAAATAGTGGAAGCTATCGGCGTCATTGGCGGGACAAACGTTCAGTTTGCACACAATCCGGAAGATGGCAGAATAGTTGTAATCGAAATAAATCCTCGAACTTCACGGTCATCTGCATTGGCATCGAAGGCCACCGGTTTTCCAATAGCATATATTTCTTCAAGGTTAGCTGGGGGAGAGACACTTCAAGATGTTCCTTACTGGCGCGAGGGAACCCTTGATAAATATACTCCTTCTGGCGATTATGTCGTTGTTAAATTTGCAAGGTGGGCTTTTGAAAAATTTCGCGGAGCCAAAGACAAGTTGGGCACGGAGATGAGAGCTGTTGGAGAAGTAATGAGTATTGGGAAGACATATAAGGAAGCTTTCCAAAAAGCGATAAGGTCATTGGAGCGAAACAGGTACGGATTGGGTTTTGCAAAGGATTATCATGAATTGCCTCTCGATGAACTCAAAAAGATGCTCGATAATCCAACATCGGAAAGACAATTTATAATGTACGAAGCACTGCGTAAAGGTATGACCATTGAAGAGATGCATAAGAAGACCTACATAAAGCGCTGGTTTATTGAGCAAATAAAAGAACTTGTAGAGCTTGAAGAGGAGATACTTAAATATAAAAATAAAGAACTTCCTGATGAGTTATTAATTGAAGCGAAAGAAAACGGTTTTGCTGATAAGTATTTGGGTCAGATTTTAGGTATTTCAGAAGAAAAGATTAGGAAGCGAAGAGTTGAGCTTGGTAAAGTGGAGGCGTGGGAACCCATACCGGTTAGTGGTGCGGATGCGGCCTATTATTACTCGACATATAATGCTTCGGATAAGGTTCCGGTTAGCTCAAATCGTAAGGTTATGATTCTCGGTGGTGGACCAAACAGGATTGGGCAGGGAATTGAGTTTGATTACACTTGTGTGCATGCCGCACTTACCTTGAAAAATGAGGGGTACGAGTCAATAATGGTTAACTGCAACCCGGAGACTGTATCCACGGATTACGATATTTCCAATAAACTGTATTTTGAGCCCTTAACCGTTGAAGATGTATTAAGTATATACGGCAAAGAAAAACCAATTGGAGTGATTGTGCAGTTTGGGGGGCAGACTCCGCTTAATATCGCCAAAGAGTTGGAGGTCGCTGGAGTGACAATCTTAGGAACATCTCCTGAAAGCATCGACCTTGCTGAAGACAGGAAAAGATTCAAGGAAGTGATGACAAAGCTCGGGATTCCTCAGCCGGCAAGCGATACGGCAACTGCACTTGAAGAGGCATTGAGTATTGCAAAGAAGATAGGATATCCTCTTATGGTTAGGCCCTCATACGTTTTAGGTGGCAGAGGGATGGAAATTGTTTATGATGACGTGATGCTCACAGATTATATAAATGCCGCCGTTGAGATATCTCCCGGCCGTCCAATACTAATAGACAAGTTTCTTGAAAATGCGATAGAGGTAGAGGCAGATGCTCTTGCGGATGGAGAAGACGTTTTTGTCCCCACTTTAATGGAGCACATAGAACTTGCGGGGATTCACTCCGGTGATAGCGCGTGCGCGATACCGCCGATAACGATACCTGAAAAACACGTCAAGACGATAGAGGAATATACCAAAAAGATTGCGATAGAACTCAATGTCGTAGGTCTAATGAATATCCAGTATGCTATCCATGATGACACGGTCTACATTTTAGAGGCGAATCCAAGAGCTTCCCGCACTGTGCCGTTGGTTTCAAAAGTGACGGGGATTTCAATGGCAAAAATTGCGACACAGTTGATAATCGGTAAGAAATTAAAGGATTTGAATTTAAAGAAACGCAAATATAGCCATGTTGGTGTAAAAGAGGTCGTATTTCCCTTCAACGTGTTTTTTGAGGTTGATCCCATTCTCGGGCCTGAAATGAAGTCAACAGGAGAGGTTCTCGGTATAGCCGATTCGTTTGGACTCGCTTTTTTTAAAGCCGAAGATGAAGCGGGGCAGAGATTACCAACAGAAGGAACAGTATTGATTACTGTCGCGCCCAAAGATAAAGAAGCGATACGTGATGTTGCCCAAAAATTAGCTAAATTAGGCTTTAAGATATTGGCTACGGAAGGAACACATAAATTTCTTACTAAAAACGGAATAGAAGCGACGGTTGTCAAAAAAATGCACGAAGGAAGACCAAATCTTCTCGATAAAATTTACAACAAGGAAATAAATCTTGTAATAAATACACCTGTAGGTAAAAGCAGTAAACATGATGATTCATATATAAGAAAAACGGCAATAAAATATAAAATACCCTATATAACCACGACGGCTGCTGCCAAAGCAGCTGCAGAGGGTATTTCGGCATATCTTAAGAATGAAGGTATTACGGTGAAGTCGATACAGGAGTACCACAGAGAAATCAAGTGAGGGATTACGAGTTTTAAAAACAAGGAATTAAAAAAGGAGAAAAGATGAGAATTGCACAAATTGCCCCGGTATGGTATCCAATTCCACCGACAGGGTACGGTGGCATCGAATTAGTTGTTTCTCAGCTTACTGAGGGTCTGGTTAAACAAGGGCACGATGTGACGCTTTTTGCAACCGGTGAATCGCGCACGGACGCTAAATTATCTTATGTTTTTGACGAAGCGCCCAGCGAAAAAATAGGGCAGGTGTTCCCTGATTTATATCACGCTCTACATGCGTATGAGAGAGCGGAAGAGTTTGATATCATTCATGACCATAGCGGTAAGATTGGGCCCGGTTTGGGATTTTTTTCTCCAACTCCCGTTTTACATACTCTTCATGGCCCTGCCACAGAAGATGCTAAGACTCTTTATAAAGCTTTAAGTAAAAAGATTTACTTTAACGCGATATCAAACTATCAGAGAGAATGTTATGGTGATTTGAATTTTGTCGGTACCATTTATAATGCGGTTGATTTGGATGCCTATCAATATAATTCTAAAAAAGATGGTTATCTGCTTTTCCTTGGGAGGATGAGCCCTCAAAAAGGGGCCCATGTCGCGGTGCAAGTGGCAAACAAACTTAACAAAAAACTGTTTTTGGTAACTAAAATTACCGAGCAGCATGAGAAAAAATATTTTGAGGAACAAGTTAAGCCGTTTCTGGGCAAGAATTCAGAAGTTGTTGGCGAAGTAGATTTAAAAACAAAAATTGATTTTTATAGGCATGCAGAATGCACACTGTTTCCTATCCAATGGCCTGAGCCTTTTGGTTTGGTCATGATTGAATCAATGGCAGTAGGAACACCCGTTGTTGCCATTAGGAATGGGGCAGTTCCTGAGGTGATAGTTGATAAAAAAACGGGGTTTATTGTCAATGATTCGGTGGATGAAATGGTTGAAGCCGTTAAAAAAGTGGGTTCCATTGATCCCAATGATTGTCGTGAACATGTTGAGAAGCACTTCTCAACTAAAAGAATGATATCGGATTACGAAAAAGCATATGAGCATATCTTAGAGTTAGAAAAAAGTAAGAAACTATAATTTCTTACTTTTTTGTTTATTCAATTTTATTTTGTGGGCGGGCAACAGCTCCGGATTGCCTACCGCAATAACTTTATCTCACCGTCATTGCCTGCCTGCCGGCCTGCCTGCCGGTAGGCACGGTAGGCACGGCGAGTGAAGCACGGCAATCTCGGTTCTCGGTTTAATTATATTTTTTTGTGGGTTATTCTCCTTCATTTTCTTGCTCGTCCAAAGAATTTTATTTTTTTGTGGGTCGTTCTGGACTCTTGATTCCTGCCTGCCGGTAGGCACGGCGAGCGTTTCTCCTTCTCACTTCACTTCTCGGCGGCGACTTGCAGAACTCCCCCTCGTTCCACTTCGGGGTCAAACAGCTTCGGTCGAAATCTCGCCTCGTCGATTGTTCGTCAGCGCTCTCATATATCGTTCACGAACAACCCACCGGGTTTTAAAAAAAACTAAAAAATAATGGCTTATGGCTTGTAGCTTGTAGGTTCGTCATTGCGAGGAGCATAAGCGACGCGGCAATCTTGATTTAATTGTAATAGTTAACTTTCTTTTTTGTTTATTTAATTATATTTTTTTGTGGGTCGAACATGCTCCACACTCGGCCGTATCCGCGACTTTACTCGTTTCGGGTGGGCCGAGAATAACTCGCTTACGCTCAGACAGATTCTCGGGCGCTCACTTTGTTCGCTTGCCTGCCTGTGGAGGGATTTCCAGCCCTTCACTCGTTTCATCGGGGCGGCCTCAAGTTTCGATTTGTCCGACCTACCCAGGTTTAAAAAAACCAACAACAAGCTTTTATTTTTGATTTTCCTGGCGGTTGGCGAGACTGTTGAATTTTGTCATTGCGAAACTTAGCTCCTTCATTTTCTTGCTCGTCCAAGAAAACGAAGCAAAAGAAAGACGGCCGATCATTTTTTGAACGGTTTCAAAATGTACGGTTGTTC of the Candidatus Oleimmundimicrobium sp. genome contains:
- a CDS encoding HD domain-containing phosphohydrolase, producing YPSGLSKDKIPLGASIIKVADAFDAMTSDRPYRKAFSKEKAISELKKYKGIQFHPEVVEAFLRVYEKIK
- the carB gene encoding carbamoyl-phosphate synthase large subunit — protein: MQNNETKKTKIEGIDKVLIIGSGPIIIGQACEFDYSGTQACKALRSMGYKIVLVNSNPATIMTDPEMADSTYIEPLTIEIIEKIIEKEKPDALLPNLGGQTGLNLSAELSKKGILKKHNVKIVGVQADAIERGEDRLEFKKTMNKLGIPMPKSEPAYSVEEALKIAKDFDYPVVVRPAYTMGGMGSGITYNEEELKTIASRGISASLIGQILIEEAVIGWEELELEVVRDSENNKITVCFIENVDAMGVHTGDSFCVVPMLTISEEVQKKLQDYSYKIVEAIGVIGGTNVQFAHNPEDGRIVVIEINPRTSRSSALASKATGFPIAYISSRLAGGETLQDVPYWREGTLDKYTPSGDYVVVKFARWAFEKFRGAKDKLGTEMRAVGEVMSIGKTYKEAFQKAIRSLERNRYGLGFAKDYHELPLDELKKMLDNPTSERQFIMYEALRKGMTIEEMHKKTYIKRWFIEQIKELVELEEEILKYKNKELPDELLIEAKENGFADKYLGQILGISEEKIRKRRVELGKVEAWEPIPVSGADAAYYYSTYNASDKVPVSSNRKVMILGGGPNRIGQGIEFDYTCVHAALTLKNEGYESIMVNCNPETVSTDYDISNKLYFEPLTVEDVLSIYGKEKPIGVIVQFGGQTPLNIAKELEVAGVTILGTSPESIDLAEDRKRFKEVMTKLGIPQPASDTATALEEALSIAKKIGYPLMVRPSYVLGGRGMEIVYDDVMLTDYINAAVEISPGRPILIDKFLENAIEVEADALADGEDVFVPTLMEHIELAGIHSGDSACAIPPITIPEKHVKTIEEYTKKIAIELNVVGLMNIQYAIHDDTVYILEANPRASRTVPLVSKVTGISMAKIATQLIIGKKLKDLNLKKRKYSHVGVKEVVFPFNVFFEVDPILGPEMKSTGEVLGIADSFGLAFFKAEDEAGQRLPTEGTVLITVAPKDKEAIRDVAQKLAKLGFKILATEGTHKFLTKNGIEATVVKKMHEGRPNLLDKIYNKEINLVINTPVGKSSKHDDSYIRKTAIKYKIPYITTTAAAKAAAEGISAYLKNEGITVKSIQEYHREIK
- a CDS encoding glycosyltransferase family 4 protein; the encoded protein is MRIAQIAPVWYPIPPTGYGGIELVVSQLTEGLVKQGHDVTLFATGESRTDAKLSYVFDEAPSEKIGQVFPDLYHALHAYERAEEFDIIHDHSGKIGPGLGFFSPTPVLHTLHGPATEDAKTLYKALSKKIYFNAISNYQRECYGDLNFVGTIYNAVDLDAYQYNSKKDGYLLFLGRMSPQKGAHVAVQVANKLNKKLFLVTKITEQHEKKYFEEQVKPFLGKNSEVVGEVDLKTKIDFYRHAECTLFPIQWPEPFGLVMIESMAVGTPVVAIRNGAVPEVIVDKKTGFIVNDSVDEMVEAVKKVGSIDPNDCREHVEKHFSTKRMISDYEKAYEHILELEKSKKL